In one window of Henckelia pumila isolate YLH828 chromosome 1, ASM3356847v2, whole genome shotgun sequence DNA:
- the LOC140891842 gene encoding uncharacterized protein translates to MGKKKKREDEAEGQNDPFFANGASQSIEKQRKKKKKSNEQQKDVESAANEMPTVSIAVPGSIIDNAQSFELATRLAGQVARAATIFRIDEIIVVDNKNICEDTSTETVLNNSDDNESGAAFLLRILTYLETPQYLRKDLFPKHNSLRFVGLLPPLDAPHHLRKHEWCSYREGITRKNLDAGSVGTHVDVGLSKNVVVDEVVEAGKRVTVAMGTDRNIDRDLPRKIVPSSTPREEGMYWGYKVRYASNISSVFKNSPYKGGYDQRIGTSEHGLVINPSELSLPLFRHLLIAFGGLAGLEECVDEDQTLKGKTVRSIFDSYLNTCPHQGSRTIRTEEAIFISLQYFQEPIHRVSKKYQRLN, encoded by the exons AtggggaagaagaagaagagagaaGACGAAGCAGAGGGTCAAAATGATCCCTTTTTCGCAAACGGCGCTTCTCAATCAATCGAAAAGCagcggaagaagaagaagaaatccaATGAGCAACAAAAAGACGTCGAATCTGCAGCAAATGAGATGCCTACTGTCAGCATTGCTGTTCCAGGATCCATTATTGATAACGCTCAGTCCTTTGAACTAGCTACTCGT TTGGCTGGTCAGGTTGCTCGAGCGGCCACTATTTTTAGAATCGACGAG ATCATTGTGGTTGATAACAAAAATATATGTGAGGACACATCCACTGAAACAGTGTTAAACAATTCAGATGACAATGAGAGTGGTGCTGCTTTTCTTCTGAGAATCTTGACATATCTTGAGACCCCACAGTATCTCAGAAAGGATCTTTTTCCTAAGCATAACAGTTTGAGATTTGTG GGTTTGTTACCTCCACTTGATGCCCCCCATCATTTGCGTAAGCATGAATGGTGTTCATATAGAGAAG GTATCACACGGAAAAACCTTGATGCAGGTTCTGTAGGGACGCATGTTGACGTGGGCCTTAGCAAG AATGTTGTGGTTGATGAAGTCGTCGAAGCAGGAAAAAGAGTAACAGTAGCAATGGGAACTGATCGTAACATAGATAGAG ACCTACCACGGAAAATCGTCCCATCTTCCACACCAAGAGAAGAGGGCATGTACTGGGGATATAAAGTTCGTTATGCTTCCAACATTAGTTCTGTGTTCAAGAATTCCCCATACAAG GGAGGATATGATCAGCGGATTGGTACTTCTGAGCATGGTTTAGTTATCAATCCATCGGAACTTTCTCTACCATTATTCAG GCACCTTCTAATAGCTTTTGGCGGACTCGCGGGGTTGGAAGAGTGTGTTGACGAAGATCAAACTTTGAAG GGGAAAACTGTGCGCAGTATTTTTGATTCGTACCTTAACACATGTCCTCATCAAGGAAGCAGGACGATTCGGACAGAG GAAGCAATCTTCATATCGCTTCAGTATTTTCAAGAACCGATACACCGCGTTTCAAAGAAATATCAACGTTTGAATTAG